In the genome of Methanopyrus kandleri AV19, one region contains:
- a CDS encoding RNA methylase — protein sequence MRMVVLFSGGPDSLLAALIACDEYDPEKIILATYDNGVLIGVEKAGINYSQVKRATDAEVEWRIFDIHGPFHRWGLRGLERRILRFGWNPVCLDCKFCMLFHALEKLEPDVIVTGDRESRKYPEQTPEAKAFWEEMCGEYGCEYFTPLWDWKKRGVYEELARRRVSVRGSEPKCMLAGSWKKPVSEEKVERYLEGLRKRLLGLRSTP from the coding sequence GTGCGGATGGTGGTGTTGTTCTCCGGAGGTCCGGATTCACTGCTGGCGGCGCTGATCGCCTGCGATGAATACGACCCGGAGAAGATCATCCTGGCGACGTACGATAACGGCGTGCTGATCGGCGTGGAAAAAGCCGGCATCAACTACTCCCAGGTGAAACGTGCCACGGACGCCGAGGTAGAGTGGAGGATTTTCGACATCCATGGACCCTTCCACCGATGGGGGCTTCGAGGTCTCGAACGGAGGATCTTACGGTTCGGTTGGAACCCGGTGTGTCTGGACTGCAAGTTCTGTATGCTCTTCCACGCACTGGAGAAGTTGGAACCCGACGTGATCGTAACGGGGGACAGGGAGTCCAGGAAGTATCCGGAACAGACGCCGGAGGCTAAGGCTTTCTGGGAAGAAATGTGCGGCGAGTACGGCTGCGAGTACTTCACACCGCTCTGGGATTGGAAGAAAAGAGGCGTTTACGAGGAGCTGGCCCGACGGAGGGTATCGGTGAGGGGATCGGAGCCCAAGTGCATGCTGGCGGGCTCTTGGAAGAAGCCGGTGAGTGAGGAGAAAGTCGAACGTTACCTGGAGGGACTCCGGAAGAGACTTCTGGGGTTACGCTCTACTCCTTGA
- a CDS encoding M24 family metallopeptidase — MARGRRKTKRLQEILKSDDFFLEKVEKLEELAEGEPCALVRRQNVEWITHFPGLAFHADFESEEYTLVVHRMDSRAVREWPIPETVEVITHDEANRLTPARAVDDESAARKVPCYRVKNVNEDVTRARLSKSKSELRFIEELVEATERILVKVLPPEDSEAEVASDLIREATIRGFQTAFDPIVAYDEGAGVPHHRPSPEEKTWTKCALVDYGIKMVYCTDITRTVVSENEAGDVLEVVVNALEEALRELQAGVNPKELEEELRGWMEDEAPGFEFPHSLGHHVGVTVHEGRLMGRLPEGAVITVEPGLYSDEFGIRVEEMVVVGKRKCRTLTKLPRVWER; from the coding sequence ATGGCGAGGGGGAGGAGGAAAACGAAACGACTCCAGGAGATCCTGAAGTCTGATGATTTCTTTCTAGAGAAGGTGGAGAAGCTCGAGGAGCTCGCAGAAGGTGAACCCTGTGCCCTCGTCAGGCGCCAAAACGTTGAGTGGATAACCCATTTTCCCGGTCTAGCGTTCCACGCCGACTTCGAGTCCGAAGAGTACACGCTGGTTGTCCACCGTATGGATTCGAGGGCCGTTCGGGAGTGGCCGATTCCGGAGACCGTCGAAGTCATCACACACGATGAGGCCAACCGCCTGACTCCCGCCCGGGCCGTCGACGACGAGTCGGCGGCCCGCAAGGTACCCTGTTATAGGGTGAAGAACGTTAACGAGGACGTTACGAGGGCGCGTCTCTCCAAGTCGAAGAGTGAGCTGAGGTTCATTGAGGAGCTAGTGGAAGCGACCGAGCGGATACTCGTAAAAGTTCTCCCACCCGAAGACTCGGAGGCCGAGGTAGCATCCGACCTCATAAGGGAGGCCACGATTCGCGGCTTTCAAACGGCATTCGACCCTATAGTGGCGTATGACGAGGGTGCCGGTGTACCCCACCACCGACCGAGTCCCGAGGAAAAGACCTGGACGAAATGTGCGTTGGTAGATTACGGGATCAAGATGGTGTACTGCACGGACATCACGAGGACCGTAGTGTCCGAGAACGAGGCGGGAGACGTCCTCGAAGTCGTCGTGAACGCCCTCGAGGAGGCACTCCGAGAGCTTCAGGCGGGTGTGAACCCGAAGGAGCTCGAGGAAGAGCTGAGAGGGTGGATGGAAGACGAAGCGCCCGGATTCGAGTTCCCCCACAGCCTCGGCCACCATGTGGGAGTCACGGTCCACGAGGGCCGTCTCATGGGTCGATTGCCGGAGGGAGCCGTGATCACCGTAGAGCCCGGGCTTTACTCGGATGAGTTCGGGATCCGCGTCGAGGAAATGGTGGTCGTCGGGAAGCGAAAATGCCGAACGCTAACCAAGCTTCCGCGGGTGTGGGAGCGTTGA
- the cobT gene encoding nicotinate mononucleotide-dependent phosphoribosyltransferase CobT yields the protein MKEVLPGIRALGDLEAAEKVVKRCSGGSTVMVCVIGSTEISRVPGISAAGKTPESTFHTPAGDVELIYYDRIINAEEVPQNPVGAPSPAVITKAVVNLASIPFLTVDAGAAVKPACPYIDLGGEVARDFREGPALSEETYDRLLEFGKTLGKELTRDVDFLTVGESVPGGTTTAMAVMTALGYETSEKFASSSHDSPHDIKERVVKEGLEAQGVEPGDLDAHEAIRRFGDPMMPAVVGIIYGSRTPVLLAGGTQMAPILAYLAEEGQLDPERVFVGTTKYVVEDEDSDIESLFRQVGDYVLFSADPGFSESKFRGFRLYEEGYVKEGVGAGGAQVAAALKTKGEITPKDVLRECERVYERWMDKF from the coding sequence TTGAAGGAAGTCCTACCGGGTATTCGAGCGCTGGGAGATCTAGAAGCCGCGGAGAAAGTCGTCAAGAGGTGCTCCGGTGGAAGCACGGTGATGGTGTGTGTGATCGGTAGTACCGAAATCAGCCGCGTTCCCGGTATCTCAGCCGCGGGTAAAACGCCGGAGTCAACCTTTCACACACCCGCAGGAGATGTCGAGTTGATATACTACGACAGGATCATCAACGCCGAGGAGGTCCCACAGAACCCCGTGGGTGCTCCCTCACCCGCGGTGATAACGAAAGCCGTCGTGAACTTGGCGTCTATCCCCTTCTTGACGGTGGATGCCGGGGCAGCCGTGAAACCCGCTTGCCCCTACATCGACCTCGGAGGTGAGGTCGCGAGGGACTTCCGCGAAGGGCCGGCACTGTCGGAGGAAACCTACGACAGACTGCTGGAGTTCGGTAAAACGCTCGGTAAGGAGCTCACCCGCGATGTGGACTTCCTAACCGTGGGGGAAAGCGTGCCGGGCGGGACTACCACGGCGATGGCCGTGATGACTGCGTTGGGTTACGAAACCAGTGAAAAGTTCGCGAGCAGCTCCCACGATTCTCCGCACGATATCAAGGAGCGCGTGGTGAAAGAAGGCCTGGAGGCGCAAGGAGTAGAACCGGGTGACTTGGACGCCCACGAGGCGATCAGGAGGTTCGGAGATCCTATGATGCCTGCGGTGGTAGGCATCATCTACGGGTCCAGGACACCGGTGCTCTTGGCGGGTGGCACGCAGATGGCCCCAATCCTAGCGTATCTGGCGGAGGAAGGACAGTTGGACCCGGAACGGGTATTCGTCGGAACTACCAAATACGTGGTCGAAGACGAGGACTCCGACATCGAAAGTCTGTTCCGGCAAGTGGGTGACTACGTTCTATTCTCCGCGGACCCCGGGTTCTCGGAGTCCAAGTTCCGTGGGTTCAGGTTGTACGAGGAAGGGTACGTAAAGGAGGGTGTCGGTGCCGGTGGGGCTCAGGTAGCAGCTGCGTTGAAAACGAAAGGAGAGATCACACCGAAAGACGTTCTGAGGGAGTGCGAGCGGGTTTACGAGCGGTGGATGGATAAATTTTAA
- a CDS encoding adenylosuccinate synthetase has product MRDRGHVSVVAGGQWGDEGKGKIVAYLAVQDEPEVIARAGVGPNAGHTVRVNGEDYGLRQIPCGFPHEEAELAIGPGVLVNPEVLLDEVERLSRFRVDDRLIVDERCAIIEPKHIEAERASKHLSDEIDTTGTGCGPANADRALRKAKLARDVDELSEFLGDVPGLVNEAIDAGEDVLIEGTQGFGLSLYHGIDYPYVTSKDTTASAFASDVGVGPTRIDDVYVVFKAYATRVGEGPFPTELSREEVIEKFGEEILEVERGTVTGRPRRIGEFDFEMAKRACVINGATQVAITCIDRRFPDAAEAETWHELPTEAKKFVEKVEEAVGVPVTIVSTGPELEHTVDLR; this is encoded by the coding sequence TTGCGGGATCGCGGTCACGTTAGCGTCGTTGCTGGTGGTCAGTGGGGCGACGAGGGCAAGGGCAAGATCGTGGCGTACCTCGCGGTCCAGGACGAGCCGGAGGTCATAGCGCGGGCCGGTGTCGGTCCCAACGCCGGCCACACCGTGCGCGTGAATGGGGAGGATTACGGCCTCCGGCAGATCCCGTGCGGCTTCCCACACGAGGAGGCCGAGCTGGCCATCGGACCCGGGGTTCTCGTCAACCCCGAAGTGCTCTTGGACGAAGTCGAGCGACTGTCCCGCTTCCGGGTCGATGACCGCCTGATCGTGGATGAGAGGTGCGCGATCATCGAGCCCAAGCACATCGAGGCCGAGCGCGCTTCCAAGCACCTCTCGGACGAGATCGACACGACCGGCACCGGCTGCGGGCCGGCGAACGCGGACAGGGCGTTGCGGAAGGCGAAGCTGGCCCGGGACGTCGACGAGCTTTCGGAGTTCCTCGGCGACGTTCCCGGGTTGGTGAACGAGGCTATCGACGCGGGCGAGGACGTGCTGATCGAGGGTACGCAGGGGTTCGGTCTATCCCTATACCACGGGATCGACTACCCTTATGTCACCAGCAAGGATACCACGGCGAGCGCCTTCGCCTCCGACGTCGGCGTCGGCCCGACGAGGATCGACGACGTGTACGTGGTGTTCAAGGCGTACGCAACCCGGGTCGGGGAAGGACCGTTCCCGACGGAGTTGTCCCGGGAGGAGGTGATAGAGAAGTTCGGCGAGGAGATCCTGGAGGTCGAGCGCGGTACGGTCACGGGTCGGCCGCGACGCATCGGCGAGTTCGACTTCGAGATGGCCAAGCGCGCGTGCGTCATCAACGGCGCCACTCAGGTCGCGATCACGTGCATCGACAGGAGGTTTCCGGACGCGGCGGAAGCCGAGACTTGGCACGAGCTTCCCACCGAGGCGAAGAAGTTCGTCGAGAAGGTGGAGGAGGCCGTCGGGGTACCCGTGACGATAGTATCCACGGGACCGGAGCTGGAGCACACCGTGGACCTAAGGTAG
- the pscS gene encoding O-phospho-L-seryl-tRNA:Cys-tRNA synthase codes for MNLDRYRNIVRETERKYINVNPIQRGGVLTPEARKALLEFGDGYSVCDFCEGLLHEIEKPPIRQFHEDLAEFLGMDVVRITAGARYAKEAVMSALCEEGDVVVADSLAHYTTFVAAEKAGATVREVPNTGHPEYKVKVDEYARVIDEVEDERGDPPALALLTHVDSEYGNLADAEKFVKICRKKGVPALLNCAYTMGRMDLSNLSPKPDFMVGSGHKGMAACAPCGVLAMREEWEEEVLRGSSLRGDVSGREWPHKEVEMLGCTVMGAPIVTMMASFPHVVERVKRWKEEVRKTRWFVKEMERIEGVRQLGERPKRHDLVKFETPGFHEVAEDHPRRGYFLYEELKKRGVIGIQPGQTETIKASVYGLTDEQVEHVVRAFHEIAEEYGLEVS; via the coding sequence TTGAACCTGGACCGTTATCGGAACATCGTCCGTGAGACGGAGCGGAAGTACATCAATGTGAACCCTATCCAACGAGGGGGCGTGCTGACCCCGGAGGCTCGGAAAGCCCTCCTGGAGTTCGGAGATGGGTACAGTGTATGCGACTTCTGCGAGGGGTTGCTCCATGAGATCGAGAAACCTCCCATCCGACAGTTTCACGAGGACTTAGCCGAGTTTCTCGGGATGGACGTTGTGCGGATCACCGCCGGTGCGAGGTACGCGAAGGAAGCCGTCATGAGCGCGCTGTGCGAGGAGGGAGACGTAGTCGTCGCGGACTCGCTCGCGCACTACACCACGTTCGTCGCCGCGGAGAAGGCGGGAGCCACGGTCCGCGAGGTCCCGAACACCGGTCACCCGGAGTACAAGGTGAAGGTCGACGAGTACGCCCGGGTCATCGACGAGGTTGAGGACGAGCGGGGAGACCCACCCGCGTTGGCGTTACTCACACACGTCGATAGTGAGTACGGGAACCTCGCGGATGCGGAGAAGTTCGTGAAGATATGCCGCAAGAAGGGTGTTCCGGCGCTGCTCAACTGCGCCTACACCATGGGTCGCATGGACCTGTCCAACCTGAGCCCGAAGCCCGACTTCATGGTCGGTAGCGGTCATAAGGGCATGGCCGCGTGCGCACCGTGCGGCGTACTCGCGATGCGGGAGGAATGGGAAGAGGAAGTGCTCAGGGGATCCTCACTGCGCGGAGACGTCTCCGGTCGGGAGTGGCCACACAAGGAGGTCGAAATGCTCGGATGTACCGTGATGGGAGCGCCGATCGTCACTATGATGGCCAGCTTCCCCCACGTCGTGGAGCGGGTGAAACGTTGGAAGGAGGAGGTGCGAAAGACGCGGTGGTTCGTGAAGGAGATGGAAAGGATAGAGGGCGTACGACAACTCGGTGAGCGACCGAAGCGGCACGATCTGGTGAAGTTTGAGACTCCGGGCTTCCACGAGGTGGCGGAAGACCATCCCAGGCGCGGCTACTTCCTGTACGAGGAGTTGAAAAAGCGTGGAGTCATCGGTATCCAACCCGGACAGACCGAGACCATCAAGGCCAGCGTATACGGTCTGACGGACGAGCAGGTAGAGCACGTCGTGCGAGCGTTCCACGAGATCGCGGAGGAGTACGGGCTAGAAGTCTCCTGA
- a CDS encoding toprim domain-containing protein, protein MARDGRRKSPVDVRIIVEGAADAETISKVIQRMALGGEYNITVTSIIPTTHAHIARRTAEGADLVLIATDADKPGRKLAKKFQEELRGVVGRVERVKMPIGHDVEHVDLEIVEKELRSALVRAGLKSLRDIKELREEIKELQEEIEEKEELIEELEEKESELEELRERLKEIEKEKALLEEERDRLLDEVERLRDRLEELEEELESADHLRIMDLESVCEEAELSPEDVEPEVLEELGEELEIPIVVGSTRIAAPSREDAVRVLKIYKLARKVVDGEGEEENETTPGDPEV, encoded by the coding sequence ATGGCACGAGACGGACGACGGAAGTCACCCGTCGACGTCAGGATAATCGTGGAGGGAGCCGCCGACGCCGAGACCATCTCTAAAGTGATCCAACGGATGGCGCTCGGAGGAGAGTACAACATCACAGTGACGTCCATCATCCCTACTACCCACGCCCACATCGCACGACGGACCGCCGAAGGTGCGGACTTAGTGCTCATTGCCACCGACGCGGACAAGCCTGGTCGCAAACTGGCCAAGAAGTTCCAGGAAGAGCTACGCGGCGTCGTAGGTCGAGTGGAACGCGTGAAGATGCCCATCGGACACGACGTGGAACACGTGGACCTGGAAATAGTGGAGAAGGAGCTCCGCAGCGCCCTCGTCCGCGCCGGCCTCAAAAGTCTCAGGGACATTAAGGAGCTGCGCGAGGAGATCAAGGAGCTTCAAGAGGAAATCGAAGAGAAGGAAGAGCTCATCGAGGAACTCGAGGAGAAAGAATCGGAGTTGGAAGAACTGCGCGAGAGACTAAAGGAGATCGAGAAGGAAAAAGCGCTCCTGGAGGAGGAACGGGACAGACTACTGGATGAAGTCGAGCGGCTCAGAGACCGCCTCGAAGAGCTTGAGGAGGAGCTGGAATCCGCGGATCATCTGCGGATCATGGACCTCGAGTCCGTGTGTGAAGAGGCGGAGCTGAGCCCGGAGGACGTAGAGCCGGAGGTCCTAGAGGAGCTCGGAGAAGAGCTCGAAATCCCGATAGTGGTAGGGTCCACCCGAATTGCAGCACCGTCCAGGGAGGACGCTGTCAGGGTACTAAAGATCTACAAGCTCGCCCGAAAAGTGGTCGATGGCGAGGGGGAGGAGGAAAACGAAACGACTCCAGGAGATCCTGAAGTCTGA
- a CDS encoding UbiD family decarboxylase, protein MRDFLRCVEDDLVVVKEELSPEYEVPAVLQELDRPVVFEGVEGYDIPLVGNLCCSREYLVRALGAESWDDVLRKLAEAMDSPKEPRKERSPSFLEAERGPEFLKEFPMCRFYRTDGGPYLTASLVVAVEPEEGIPNASVHRMMYLGDGKFAVRVVPRHLYRYYEKADHDLPVAVCLGVDPRTMFACCARVPYEVSELDVAAAFWEDLRVYEVDYGIPVPAESEIVMVGRLTPERAPEGPFVDVTRTLDERRREPVFEVEKVYTREDPYHPIILPGGEEHRIMMGGPAEATVLAHVSRVSEVVKVRLTPGGGRWLHAVVSIRKRTEGEAVNAGLAALAAHPSLKHVVVVDEDVDPDDPEQVEYALATRFQADRDLHVVRGLGSTLDPSAEEGIMAKAVFDATAPVEKRERFEVVEVPVSDRVRRILDELP, encoded by the coding sequence TTGAGGGATTTTCTGAGGTGCGTAGAGGACGATTTGGTGGTAGTCAAGGAGGAGTTGTCGCCGGAGTACGAGGTGCCGGCGGTTCTCCAGGAACTCGATAGACCGGTGGTGTTCGAGGGCGTCGAAGGCTACGACATCCCGCTGGTAGGTAACCTATGTTGTAGTCGGGAGTACTTGGTGAGGGCACTAGGAGCGGAATCCTGGGACGATGTCCTGCGGAAACTCGCGGAGGCTATGGACTCGCCGAAGGAACCGCGGAAAGAACGCTCCCCGTCGTTCCTCGAAGCCGAGCGTGGACCCGAGTTCCTGAAGGAGTTTCCGATGTGTCGATTTTACCGGACTGACGGTGGTCCCTACCTCACGGCCTCCCTGGTCGTCGCGGTCGAGCCCGAGGAAGGCATCCCCAACGCGTCCGTGCACAGGATGATGTACCTCGGTGACGGCAAGTTCGCGGTACGGGTCGTCCCCCGTCATCTCTACAGATACTACGAGAAGGCCGACCACGATCTACCCGTGGCGGTGTGCCTGGGAGTGGACCCGCGGACGATGTTCGCGTGCTGCGCCCGCGTACCGTATGAAGTCAGCGAGCTGGACGTCGCGGCGGCGTTCTGGGAGGACCTCCGGGTGTACGAGGTTGACTACGGGATCCCGGTACCCGCGGAGAGCGAGATCGTTATGGTGGGTAGACTGACCCCCGAGCGTGCCCCGGAAGGGCCCTTCGTGGACGTGACGCGCACCTTGGACGAACGGCGTCGCGAGCCCGTCTTCGAGGTCGAGAAGGTGTACACCCGGGAGGACCCGTACCACCCGATAATCCTCCCGGGCGGAGAGGAGCACCGGATCATGATGGGCGGTCCCGCCGAGGCCACGGTCCTCGCTCACGTCTCCCGGGTGTCGGAGGTGGTCAAGGTCAGACTGACTCCGGGCGGGGGAAGGTGGCTCCACGCGGTGGTATCGATACGGAAGCGCACGGAAGGTGAGGCCGTGAACGCCGGCCTCGCCGCGCTGGCGGCCCATCCGAGCCTGAAGCACGTGGTGGTCGTGGACGAAGACGTGGACCCGGACGATCCGGAACAAGTCGAGTACGCGCTCGCGACGAGGTTCCAGGCGGATCGCGACCTGCACGTGGTGAGGGGTCTCGGGTCCACCCTCGACCCGTCGGCGGAGGAGGGGATCATGGCGAAGGCCGTGTTCGACGCGACGGCCCCGGTGGAGAAAAGGGAACGGTTCGAGGTGGTCGAGGTGCCCGTGAGCGATCGGGTCCGGCGGATCCTGGACGAACTACCTTAG
- a CDS encoding archease, producing MPWEEIEHTADAAFRVWADTPEDLLVEAAKALFDLITDLDAVEPEEEVEIEAEGGDLVELLHDWLEEIHFRHEIDGMLFSDFEVKELKKEEGWKVRGVARGEPYDPDRHPFHTEVKAVTYHNMKVEREDGRWVAEYVVDL from the coding sequence GTGCCGTGGGAGGAGATCGAGCACACGGCGGATGCCGCGTTCCGAGTGTGGGCCGACACGCCTGAGGATCTCCTGGTTGAAGCCGCCAAGGCGCTGTTCGATCTGATCACGGACCTGGACGCGGTGGAACCCGAGGAGGAGGTGGAGATCGAGGCGGAAGGAGGAGACCTAGTGGAGTTACTACACGACTGGCTCGAGGAGATACACTTCCGACACGAGATCGATGGAATGCTGTTCTCCGACTTCGAAGTGAAGGAACTGAAGAAAGAGGAAGGATGGAAGGTACGTGGCGTAGCCCGAGGTGAGCCCTACGACCCGGACCGACATCCGTTCCACACCGAGGTCAAGGCCGTGACCTACCACAACATGAAGGTCGAGCGCGAAGACGGACGGTGGGTAGCCGAGTACGTGGTCGACTTGTGA
- the hypD gene encoding hydrogenase formation protein HypD: protein MTRREFVRKLVRRIHKEAETLDRDVTIMHVCGSHERTIVEHGLRSLLPENVRLVCGPGCPVCVTTTGELAAAIKAAEDGMVVCAFGDVYRVPTPVGSLSSCDGDVRVVQSVRKAEEIAESEDRDVLYLAVGFETTAPTTAAVLLDDPPSNFYVLSAHRLIPPAMEWLLESGECRLDAFICPGHVSTIIGTGPYESVARELPCVVAGFEPEDVLIAVLACLKMLRRGRVGVTNEYLRAVEDRGNPVAKELMERAFEPEDRPWRGFPTIPESALKLREDLADHDAIEIGIRPDYTLGHDESCICDRILRGLAEPRDCPLFGTKCTPTDPVGPCMVSEEGPCFIEYRFGGG, encoded by the coding sequence ATGACACGTCGGGAGTTCGTGAGAAAGCTCGTCCGTCGAATCCATAAGGAGGCCGAGACCCTCGATCGTGATGTGACGATCATGCACGTGTGTGGATCCCATGAACGGACTATAGTCGAACACGGTCTCAGATCGTTGCTTCCCGAGAACGTCCGTTTAGTCTGCGGTCCAGGGTGCCCCGTGTGTGTGACCACTACGGGAGAGCTCGCCGCGGCCATAAAGGCTGCGGAAGATGGCATGGTCGTGTGCGCTTTCGGGGACGTGTACAGGGTCCCCACTCCTGTCGGATCCCTCTCCTCATGCGATGGGGACGTCAGGGTGGTCCAGAGCGTTAGGAAGGCCGAGGAGATCGCCGAGTCCGAGGACCGTGATGTCCTCTACCTGGCGGTAGGGTTCGAGACTACGGCACCGACCACCGCGGCCGTGCTCCTCGATGACCCGCCCTCCAACTTCTACGTGCTGTCGGCTCACCGGTTGATACCACCTGCGATGGAGTGGTTGCTGGAGTCGGGCGAGTGCCGTCTCGACGCGTTCATATGTCCCGGTCACGTGTCCACGATCATCGGGACGGGGCCCTACGAGTCCGTAGCCCGGGAGCTCCCGTGCGTGGTCGCCGGCTTCGAGCCCGAGGACGTTCTGATCGCGGTACTGGCGTGCCTCAAGATGCTCAGAAGGGGACGTGTGGGAGTCACCAACGAGTACCTCAGGGCAGTCGAGGACAGGGGGAACCCGGTCGCGAAGGAACTGATGGAAAGGGCGTTCGAGCCCGAAGATAGGCCGTGGCGGGGTTTCCCGACCATCCCCGAGTCGGCGTTGAAGCTGCGTGAGGACCTCGCAGATCACGATGCGATTGAGATTGGAATACGGCCGGATTACACCCTGGGACACGACGAATCCTGCATATGTGATCGGATACTGCGAGGGTTGGCCGAGCCCCGGGACTGCCCGTTGTTCGGCACGAAATGTACTCCGACGGATCCCGTAGGCCCGTGCATGGTGTCGGAGGAAGGCCCGTGTTTCATAGAGTACAGGTTCGGCGGAGGGTGA
- a CDS encoding HypC/HybG/HupF family hydrogenase formation chaperone: protein MCLAIPGRIVELDGNRAVVDFGGVRQEVDVSLLEDVEEGDWVIVHTGFAIQKLDEEEARASLEIWEEVLKHIEEELENDTSGVREKARPSNP, encoded by the coding sequence GTGTGCTTGGCGATTCCCGGAAGGATCGTGGAGCTCGATGGCAACCGCGCTGTGGTGGACTTCGGAGGCGTACGACAGGAGGTCGACGTGAGCTTGCTGGAGGACGTGGAGGAGGGCGATTGGGTCATCGTTCACACGGGTTTCGCGATTCAGAAGCTAGATGAGGAGGAAGCACGAGCGTCCCTTGAGATCTGGGAAGAAGTTCTGAAACACATCGAGGAGGAGCTTGAAAATGACACGTCGGGAGTTCGTGAGAAAGCTCGTCCGTCGAATCCATAA
- a CDS encoding TatD family hydrolase → MFVKFDSHVHLDVRCEDDMKTMSLAGIRYVLTLAHDPMPFRTAEALLGHWEAVESTAETAVDYLIDAKVGLGVHPRAIPDEGLELALEHLESKLSDLDAVGEIGLEEATDEEVKVFREQLDLAATEDVPVVVHTPRSRDPNVISKIIEVARDSDLHPDLIVIDHLNEQYVDAVLAEGFNAGITVQPGKATVEEAVEIVTNRAEHADRILINSDASRALSNVLAVAEVAFELEKRGFDATEAVVRDNALQLF, encoded by the coding sequence TTGTTCGTCAAGTTCGATTCGCACGTGCACCTGGATGTAAGATGTGAGGACGACATGAAGACCATGAGTCTCGCCGGAATACGGTACGTCCTGACGCTAGCCCACGATCCCATGCCGTTCCGTACCGCGGAGGCCCTCTTGGGACACTGGGAGGCTGTCGAGTCAACCGCGGAGACCGCGGTAGATTACCTGATCGACGCGAAGGTGGGACTGGGGGTACATCCGAGGGCCATCCCGGACGAGGGCCTCGAACTCGCCCTCGAACACCTCGAGTCGAAGCTGAGTGATCTGGACGCGGTAGGAGAGATCGGGCTGGAGGAGGCCACAGACGAGGAGGTGAAGGTATTCCGGGAGCAGCTGGACCTCGCCGCGACCGAAGACGTACCCGTCGTCGTTCACACTCCCCGGAGTCGTGATCCGAACGTCATCTCGAAGATCATCGAGGTCGCCAGGGACTCGGATCTGCACCCCGACCTGATCGTGATCGACCACCTCAACGAACAGTACGTCGACGCGGTCCTCGCGGAGGGTTTCAACGCCGGGATCACCGTGCAGCCCGGTAAGGCGACCGTCGAGGAGGCCGTCGAGATAGTGACCAATCGAGCCGAACACGCGGACCGCATTCTTATCAACAGCGACGCGTCGAGGGCCCTGAGTAACGTCTTAGCGGTGGCCGAGGTGGCGTTCGAGCTGGAAAAGAGGGGATTCGACGCCACCGAAGCGGTGGTACGGGACAACGCCCTACAGCTTTTCTAA
- the npdG gene encoding NADPH-dependent F420 reductase → MRLAFIGGTGHQGFGLALRLAAAGHHVIIGSREEERAVKAAEEAEEILAEHGYEDVTVEGRENSDAAAEAEVVFLTVPFFAVIDTVKAIRDSLDEDAIVVDVTVPLETAVGGKPTRLIRPWAGSAAETVQSLVNNPVVSAFENVSAESLRDLEKEVKCDVVVCSDHEDAKRTVMELAEEIPGVRAIDGGPLENARIVESITALLISLNMRYGKEDVGIRFTNL, encoded by the coding sequence GTGCGGCTGGCTTTCATCGGAGGGACCGGCCATCAAGGGTTCGGACTCGCGCTGAGACTGGCGGCGGCGGGACACCACGTGATCATAGGATCGAGGGAGGAGGAACGCGCCGTTAAAGCCGCGGAGGAGGCCGAGGAGATCCTGGCAGAGCACGGGTATGAGGACGTCACCGTTGAAGGTCGCGAGAATTCCGATGCCGCCGCCGAGGCGGAGGTTGTGTTCCTGACTGTCCCGTTCTTCGCTGTCATCGACACGGTGAAGGCGATCCGGGACTCCCTCGACGAGGACGCGATCGTCGTGGACGTCACGGTACCGTTGGAAACCGCCGTAGGAGGCAAGCCCACCCGGCTGATCAGACCGTGGGCCGGATCGGCGGCTGAAACCGTGCAGTCCCTGGTCAACAACCCCGTGGTATCCGCGTTCGAAAACGTCTCCGCCGAGTCACTTCGGGACCTGGAGAAAGAGGTTAAGTGCGACGTGGTGGTGTGTTCGGACCACGAGGACGCGAAGCGCACCGTCATGGAGCTCGCGGAGGAGATACCGGGAGTTCGGGCGATAGACGGCGGACCGTTGGAGAACGCCAGGATCGTGGAGTCCATCACGGCACTGCTGATCAGCCTCAACATGCGGTACGGTAAGGAGGACGTCGGGATCAGGTTCACCAACCTGTAG